The region ATAAAATAATAGTTATAATAAATGATTTTACTTCATAGTGTATAAAATTAATTGTGACTTTGTGTTACATCAGATTTTCACTAAAAAATGTTTACTACAACTTTTTATTAAAATTAACAAGTTTAAACAGATATTACCACTCAAAAATTTCATCCAAAATTTTAAATCAACAAAGTTTTGAAAGAGTTGTTAATTTTAAAATGTATCCCATGATATTAGTTGTATTGATAAAGTTTAAATTTCGATTTATTGAAATTATTTAAAGTAGTAAATATAAATATTTAGTTAGTTTATTATTCAAGTTTAGATGAAATTATGATTTCTGTAATAATTCCGGTTTATAATGTTGAAGATTATTTGCATGTTTGTTTAAACAGTGTATTAAAACAATCATGTCAAGATTTTGAAATTATTTGTATTGATGATGCTTCAACGGATTCTTCTTTAGAAATTTTAGAATATTTCACTCAAAAAGATTCAAGAATTAAAGTTTTTAAAAATGACACAAAAGAAGGTCTTGAATTTTGCAAAAATAAAGGATTAAATATTGCAAAAGGAGAAACAGTAATCTTTTTAAATGCAAATGAATGGTTAAGTTTCAATGCATTAGAAATTCTTTCGCAAAAATCTGAATCTATTTTTGAAGATATTTCATTTAATAAAATTTCTGATTTTAGAAGAGAATTCAGTAGAATTGAGCAAGTTTTAGAAACAGACAATTATAAAAAAGAAATCAAAAAGCTAAAAAAAGATAAAATAAGTCTACAAAAGAAATTAGGTCAATACAGCAAACCAGATGTTATTAAAAAAATAATAAATAAAGATTATTCTAATTTGACAATTGCAATCAAATCGCCTCATCCAAAAGGAACTACTCATTGGGGGGATTTATTTTTCTCAAAAGCCCTAAAAAAATCTTTTGAAAAATTAGGATTCAATGTTATTGTTCAAGAAAGAGAGCAGTGGTATGATGATGAGGAAATCGACATTGCTTTTGTATTAAGAGGATTAGTAGATTATAATGTTGATTACTCTAATATCAATTTAATGTGGAATATTTCTCATCCTGAAATGATTTCCAAAGAGGAATATGAAAAATATGATCAAGTATTTATTTCTTCTAAAAGATATGCTGATAAATTAACTAATCAAATTAATACAAATGTGTCATCATTGCTGCAATGTACTGATCCTGAAGTATTTTATCCGGAAACGGATAATAATATTTCTGATGAAATTTTATTTGTGGGAATTACAAGAGGAGTTTATAGGGAAATCGTTAGGGATGTCTTAAAAACAAATCATGAAGTTTCAGTTTATGGTATGGGTTGGGATAAATACATTGATGAAAAATATATCAAAGGCGAATTCATTCCAAATGAAGAATTGCATAAATATTACTCTTCATGTAAGATTCTTTTAAATGATCATTGGGAAGATATGAGGGATGAAGATTTCCCATCCAATAGATTATTTGACGCATTAGCTTGTGGTACATTTGTAATTTCTGATAAAATTCCCTCTGCAGAAACCCTATTTGAAGGTTCAATCATCACT is a window of Methanobrevibacter sp. DNA encoding:
- a CDS encoding glycosyltransferase, coding for MISVIIPVYNVEDYLHVCLNSVLKQSCQDFEIICIDDASTDSSLEILEYFTQKDSRIKVFKNDTKEGLEFCKNKGLNIAKGETVIFLNANEWLSFNALEILSQKSESIFEDISFNKISDFRREFSRIEQVLETDNYKKEIKKLKKDKISLQKKLGQYSKPDVIKKIINKDYSNLTIAIKSPHPKGTTHWGDLFFSKALKKSFEKLGFNVIVQEREQWYDDEEIDIAFVLRGLVDYNVDYSNINLMWNISHPEMISKEEYEKYDQVFISSKRYADKLTNQINTNVSSLLQCTDPEVFYPETDNNISDEILFVGITRGVYREIVRDVLKTNHEVSVYGMGWDKYIDEKYIKGEFIPNEELHKYYSSCKILLNDHWEDMRDEDFPSNRLFDALACGTFVISDKIPSAETLFEGSIITYDDADDLNEKIDYYLAHEDERVKLAEKGRKIVLENHTFDKRVEEILSALCELKF